In the Callospermophilus lateralis isolate mCalLat2 chromosome 19, mCalLat2.hap1, whole genome shotgun sequence genome, TCCCCACTCAGGTGGTCTGCACAGCCTTCAGCAGCCACATTCTGGTGGTGGTGACCCAGTTCGGGAAGATGGGCACCCTGGTCTCCCTGGAGCCCAGCAACGTGGCCAGCGACATCAGCAAGCCGGTGCTCACCACGAGAGTCCTCCTGGGGCAGGACGAGGTAAAGTGGTCTGGAAGGGACCCGGGGTGGAGGAGCGCCCTCTCGCCTGGCTGTGCACTGTAGGAAGGATGTGGAGCATCTGGAACTCAACACAGCACATAGCGACAGCATTCCCCACACCTCTGAGGGTCTTAGGGCACCTGCCCGCCCTTGTCGCAGCTTTTGTGGGCTAGGCAGCAGACTGTATAGGGGGTGATTCTGTAACGCAGGCCTCCTCCCTCTGATCCTGTCATGATCCATTTTGTTAATGAGTGGCTCTCTGCTGAGCCTTGACAGGCTCTCCTCTGCAGGCCTGCCTTTCATGAGTCCTTCCAGAGTAGAGATATGTAGAGAGACAGGGACGCAGAAGACACCAGGGAAATAAGTTTGATGGTGCCTCTTTAACAGGTGGTTTATGCCTGCAGTGTGGAGTCTCATTGAGCTCTGAATCACTGCTTCATGGAGCTAACCGAGTGATTTAATGGCAGTGTGGGAAGCAAGTCAAGGTGGGACGCTTAATGCAAATACCAAGGAAAGCCAGGTTTCCTGCAGTCACGGTGGTTTCTGCCTTCTCTCCTCCAGCCTCTCATCCATGTCTTTGCAAAGAACCTGGTAGCCTTCGTGTCTCAAGAAGCTGGAAACAGAGCGGTTCTCCTGGCCATGGCCGTGAAGGACAAGAGTGTCGAAGGGCTGAAGGCCTTGAAGGAGGTGATCCGGGTGTGCCAGGTATGGTGACCTAGATCAGCAGTGCGCACCATTCAACAGGACTATGCGGGAGCTCAGTCCCCTTGTGGGGTCTCAAAGATCCTCCCTCCTGCACAACCAGGAGGAAAGACTTCTTCTGACTTTAGCCGTCGAAGCTGGAAAAAACATTCATGGCTCAGGTGGACTCACTGGTTGCTGCATCGTGGAGGTGGCAGAAGCAGAAGGTGTGCCTTGGGCTCCCCAAGGTGCATCTACATGAGGATGGAAAGCACCAGTCAGCCAGTGTGACTTGTGGCCCTCAGTGTGGGGAATCATTTGTAGAGGGaggttttttaaaacttaaagtaAATATGTATCCTAAAATCCTCACCATACTTCTTAACAATACCAAGAAATAGAGAAAGTACAATCTAGTATACCTTAGGTGGAAAGAAAACTTCATGTTTGTCAAAAATGCAGTCTGGTTGATGGGAATGACATGAATCCCAAATGTGTCTGCACACAGTTCTCTCTGTGACTACTCTTAGTGCCAGCTTCCATTCTCCTAGCTTTTGTACTGGCTCCTTAGTGGGGCCAGAGAGCCCAGGCTGCAGAGTGTGGAGGAACGATGTGTCAGGGAGGAACAGCATGTCTAGGAGTCGGGCATGGCAGGCACAGCAAGAACAGCACCCCAGGAGGGTTGCCAGGGTGGACATGAGTTCCATAATGGGGCTGAAGGCCTCCTATAGGACCACCCAGAGCTCAGCGGGGGCTTGAAGGGTTTTAGGTCAGAGGTGGCCTTTAGAAATGCTGCCAGGCGCTAGGttaaattcccagcaccaccaccaccacccctgaaaaaaaaaaaaaagaaaagacaaagaagtGCACGTGGGAGATGTTTGCAGGGATTGGTAGGAACCAGGGTTGGGGATCAGCTTTGGGGCATTTACTCCCCAACTCTTGCCTGTGGTGCGCACGCCTCAGGAAGGCAGGCTGGGGCCTGGCTCCCCTCCGCTGCACTGAGGGAAACATTGCTGATCGAAGTGCATGGGGAGTTCCAGAAGGTGGAATCTGCACCATCTGGCTCTCTGAGTCTCCAGTGAGGAAGAGGCAGCGGAAGTTAGAAGAGGAGGTCATGCAGCAGAAGCTGACAGGATTCCAGAGCAAGCTAGCACCTGGGGGCCCTGGCAGAGCGGATACATAGGAGGCTCACAGTACCCGTGTGCTCATGAAATTAGGAAGGGATATGTCTATTTGGTTTTTGTCTGAGCCAAAGGCTCCTGTATTCcagcaatttttctttttttctttgtggtaccGGAGATTGTACCCAGGGGTGTCTACCAGTGAgatacacctccagccctttttattttattttgagacagactctAACCTGGAattcgggatcctcctgcctcagcctcttgggtAGCTGGGATCATAGGCGAGCACCAGCATACTCTAAGGTCTTGCTGTTTTCTTGCTTTTAGAACCTTTCTCTAGGAACAGGCAATGGGCAGATGGGTTCAGATTCACTGctggtaaatttagaaagtgaatGTGCTAAAAGTTAAGATAGGAAAACTGGTAGCCTGCAAGCTGTTTCTTCGGCAGGTTAAGTGCCTGCTGTATGCTGTTATCTTTTATGTCTGCCCTCCTAGTCTTCCCAGCAGACATTCAAAAAAATCTGTAGGCAGAGACAGCTCAGAGCTCAAGGAGAGTCAGGGAGTCAGTGTGGGGATCCTGTCAGATTTCCTGACGGAAGTGTGAGAGTGGTCCAGGGCCCGTGGCAGCCCCAACCTCTCACCTGTGGCTGTAAAACCATCCCTGGTAGTCAGGACCCCAGTGACCATTGTTGGCCCAGGGACTCCCAGGTGCCTTTTTCCAGCCTTCCCCAGACAATGGCTTAGGCCAGCCTCCTCCTATGCGCCTTCTGACAGCCCCCACAGCCtgccctgccccctccctctTCATTTCCTGTCACAGGCCCCTCCCCTCAGGAGCCCAGTGCCTGGACTCCACAACTCTTCCAGGCCTCAAAGGAGTGGACTAAGGGAAGAGGGAGGACAGGCATGGGTCACACCACTGCAGGAGTAAGGAACCCCTGAGGCTGGGGGGTGACTGGGCGGGAGGGGCCAGAACTCACCTTGAAGACACAGCCTGACCCAGAGCAAGGGCCTGGCATCATCAGATTGGTGTCTTAGAGCTGGCACAGGACAGAAGTCTTTGTTCACTGTTTGATGGTGCCCATCATTCCCAAATCAGACAGCTTTGTCCAAGCACCACAGCTTTCCTTATCTGACTTCTGGGGACACAACCTGGATAGGACTCAAGTCCTGGCCTGAGTCCACATCTGCAGCCTCAGTTTTCTGATTTGGGCCCTCTGGTGCCTGCGTTGGTGGCCCTATCACCCTCACAGCCATCCACAGACAGCATGGAGAGGTCACGTCGCTGCTCCTGATGACAAGCTGGGATTTGAATccaggccaggcacccagatccccaCTGTTCCCTAGTCACCGGATCCCTTGGTAACTTGCACTctggctccttttttttttagagagaattttttttttttaaatattgattttttttttttttagttttcggcagacacaacatctttgtatgtggtactgagggttgaacccgagccgcacgcgtgccaggcgagtgtgctactgcatgagccacatccccagcccccactctGGCTCCTTTTAAGCCATAGCTTAAAAGGATGTCACAGGCAGCTTTGCCTCCAGGCTCCTGTCTGGTTCTGGTTCGATTTTCCTCTTTCAGGGCCTCTGAAGGGCCAGGCCCAGGCAGACGGTGGGCCTATTTCGATCCCAGGGGCCACCCTTGAAGGTGGGTAGTGGAGACAGTTGAGGCCCACGAAGATCAGGTTGTTACTGAGACCTTCTCTGGGGATAAGGCAGCCCTCTGGCCGGCTAGACCCCAGGCTACCTGCCTAGAAGCAGGGCTGGAGATGACCTGTGGTTGCACCCTGTCCCCCATGCCACCTCTGAGTCACTTGGAGCTGCCCAAAGCTGTCTGGTCCCTGTTAAGATACAGTCTGAGCCTTATGCCCCAGCTCCTGAGCCAGTACCTTCCTGCTCTGCTCGGCTCCGCCCTGCCTGATGAACCTGGTGCACACTGGACTTGGGTGAGAGGCCCAGTGGACCTCGATTTCTGTGTGCTCCCCTCGGCTCCCAGCTGCGGGAATCAGGAGAGCGCTTTGGCCCAGTGTGGCAATCTCGAGAGCCAGCAGTTTCCACAACAGGGCTGTCTGCTGGGCAGAAATTGTCATCCTGTAGATGGAGAGACT is a window encoding:
- the Psmg3 gene encoding proteasome assembly chaperone 3, with protein sequence MESSPLVVSKHKAEVVCGVPTQVVCTAFSSHILVVVTQFGKMGTLVSLEPSNVASDISKPVLTTRVLLGQDEPLIHVFAKNLVAFVSQEAGNRAVLLAMAVKDKSVEGLKALKEVIRVCQVW